The window ACCTTGGTCAGGCCTCGTGCTTCGATCATGGAAGCGTTCCTTTGGTAGCAGTGGGGTTCTTGTATCCACCACGCTACGGGGGCGCAGGGCCGAATTCGCCGGTCTCAGGGATGATTCAGGGACGACTCAGGGTAGTCCGGGAGGATGACGGCTCGGGTCTCGCACTGCGGGAGAATAATACGTCAGGGCGCCCGGCAGCACCGAAAACTCGACGCTTCGCACCCCGGGCATGACCTCCCCGTCCACCGCCAACACCATGGTGGTGTCCCCGGGCTCCACCCGGATGGTGCTGGATTCGCTGAGATGGGTGATCCGCGACGTCGCGACCGTGCCGGTAAGCACCGACCACAGCAACCGGAGCCGGGCAAAGGATTCATCCGCGGTGATCATGCGCAGGTCCAGGACGCCGTCGTCCAGCACCGGCCGGATAAGCGGGGCATGGTCGCGCGGGAAGTACCGCCCACGGCCGACGTACAGGATCCAGAGTTTGTGCCGCACCCCGTCAACGATCAGCGTGGTGGGCCGCTCCGCGGCGAACGTCCGGAACATCGCAATCACCCCGGCCAGAGGTTTGCCGAGCGCTGGCTGGAGCATCTCGCGCCGCCGGACCAGGTTGGGGTACAGCCCGATGCTCGCCGTGTTGAGCATGGTCAGGCGCACAAGTTCGGGGCGGTCAGGGAGCCCGCGCTCCACCGCCACCGATCCCAGGTCAGCCCGTGCCGCTTCCCCGCCGGTAGCAGCCGCGACGGCCGCCGCCAGGGTGGGGGTCCCCGCATCCCGGGCGAAGTGGTTCAGCGTTCCGCCCGGAAGAACCAGGAGGGGCAGCGAATGCCCGACGGCGACAGCGGCCGCCGTTCCCACTGTTCCATCGCCGCCCCAGACACCAAGGGCCGCGACCTCAGGCCGCAGCGCGACGCGGGCAATCTCCGCGATAAGGTCCTCGCCCTGGGCGACCTCCCGTATATGCGCTTTGGGGAATATTTGTTGGAGAGCTGCTGCCGTCTCCTGCGAGTAGGAGCCGCCGAGCGTGTTGACCGCTATGCCCAGGCCTGCACCTTCCGGCAGCTCGGCGGCCTTCACGGCGGTCCGCCGTGTCGGTGGGAAGGGTGGCCGGACGGGCCACCAGGATCGCGTGATGAGGGCCGACCCTGCGCCGATCGCCGATCCGAAGAACACGTCCGAGGGCCAGTGGGCACCGGTATGGACACGGGAGTAGGCAACGCCCGCCGCCACCGGCGCGAGGGCCGCTCCGAGGATGGGCCGGAGAAGGCCGACGCCGAGGGCGAACGCCACGGCCGAGGCCGAGTGGCCCGAGGGCATCGAGGAACTGGTGGGCTGCGGGTGGACAAACCGGTAGGACGGAAGGTGTTCCGGGAGCGGCCGTGTCCGCGGCAACAATGTCTTGAAGACCAGGTTCGTGACCCCGGAGGCCACCGCCTGCGCCAACACCCCGTGCAGGGCGGCACGCCGGGTCCGTCCCGGAAAGAGGCCCATCACAGCGGCGACGCCGAACCAGAGCTTGCCCTGGTTGGCCGCGGCGGAGAGACGCCGGAAAAAGGTGTCATGGTCTCCGCCGGGGAGGCCGGAAACGCCACGCACGATCTTCCGGTCGAATGCCCCAAGCCGTCCCCTGACTTTCCGCAGCAAGCTTCGCATCCGACCACCCTACTGCCGGAGCAGGGTCTTAGCCCGTGCGCAAGGGCCTCGCGGCGCCGGCGAGCAGGAGTGCACCGACGATTGGAAGGACAATGGCCAGCAGGGCCAGCCGGATGCCCATCAGGTCCCCGAGGTAGCCGAGCAGCGGGGGGCCGGCCAGGAACGCGAGATACCCAATGGTGGAGACAACCGAGACCCGGGCGGCTGCGTGCGCTGGATCATCGGCAGCGGCGGACATGCCCATCGGGAACGCAAGGGCAGCCCCTGCCCCCCACAGCACCGCCCCGGCGGTAGCCAGCCAAAAGTCTCCGGCCAGGACGAACAGGCCCAGGCCCGCGGCGGCGGCGGCCATGCTCGCCCGAAGCACGGGCACCCGGCCGTAGGCGTCGATAGCCCGGCCGCCGAAGAAGCGCACCGCGGTCATTGCCAGCACGAAGACGGCGAAGAGCAGCGCGCCGGCGGACTCGCTGGCGTCCAGCCCGTCCACGGCAGCCTTTGCGATCCAGTCGTTTCCCGCCCCTTCGGTGAGCGTCGCGCCCAGCACCACCACGCCGATCAGCAGCGTCCGTCCATCCCGCCAGGCCGACGCGGCAGTCGCTTTCCTGGTTTCCCCCGCCCCCGGGCCGGGCTCCGGCAGGTGTGGCAGGAAGTAGCGGGGCGCAACCAGAGTCAACGCGGCGACGACGACGGCGATGACCAGCAGGTGCGCGGGAAGCCCGACGCCCAGGCCCGCAAGGCCGGCGCCGATCAGGGCACCGAGAAAGGCGCCGCCGCTGAAGGCCGCGTGGAACTGCGGCATGATGGTGCGCCCAAGCTGGTGCTCGACGTCGGCGCCTTCGATGTTCTGGGATACGTCCCAGAGCCCGATGCCCATGCCAAAGAAGAACAACGCGGCCGCAGTTCCCGGAACGGACCCGCCCAGCAGCGCCAATGCCACGCCGCCACCGGCCAGGGCCACCAGAAGACCGGCGGCGCGCACAGCGCTGGCCGTGCCGATCCGGCCGACAACGCGGCCGGCCGTGGGCAGGGCAATCAGTGAACCTGCCGCCACGCACAGCAGCAGGGTGCCCATCTGTCCGGAGGAAATGCCCAGTATCTCGGTCACGGCCGGGATGCGGGCGGCCCAACTGGCGAACACGAGACCGTTGATTCCGAAAATGAGGAAGGTCGCGGCGGTTGCGGCCTTCAGTTGCGGATGGGTTGCCGTCTTCGTCATACGATCACTACTTCCACCGGGTGTTGGGTGAGCTGGTCAAGTTCTTCGGCACAGGGCTGCCCGCATCCAATGGTAAGTACACACAGCTCCATCCCGACGCTCCCGCAGATCCGGCAACCAGACCGACAACCCTCCCGCACATCCGGCAACCCACCCTTCGCGCCATTTGCGGGTTCGTCGGGTGGAACGCGCACGACCTGAGGGAGCGTCGTGATCAGCGGGTGAGTTCCTCCAGCACCTCGAGCACGTGGCGGTACTGGGCGCCCGTGGCCCGGGTCATGCCCAGTTCGCAGGTCCGGTTGCACGACACATGCGCGGCGGCGCCCATGTCGGCGACCTCCGCTGCCTGCTTCGCGGTTGCCGAGGCGGTCAGTTCGGGGTGCAACATGCCCCGGTCGCCGGCGAATGCACAGCAACCCCAGTTTTCCGGAATTTCCACCCGCTCGGCCACGGCACCGGCCACGGCACCGAGGGCCTCGTTGAGGCCCATCCGGGTGGAAGAGCAGGTGGGGTGGAGCGCCAGGGACTCCAGCTTTCGGTGGTCAGAGAGCCGGGGCAGGATGTGTTCCGCGGCGAAGTCCACGGCGTCCACCATGCGCAGGGCACGCTGCCCGGCCGCGGGCAGCTCCGATTCCACGGCCTGGCGCAGGCCCTCAGTGCAGGAAGAAGCGTCACATACGATCGGTAACTCGCCATCCCGCGTTGCCTCCCGCAGGGCGGCCAGGGTTTTCTCCCGCATCGTTGTTTGGCCCGCGGCCATGCCCTTGGAGGACCAGGGCGTACCGCAGCACAGGCCGTCAATACCGGCCGGCACGAGGAGGGTGAGCCCGGCCCTGGCACAGAGCTGTTCGAAGCTGTACTGAACGCCGCGTTCCTCTGCGTTCGGCTCTGCTCCTGCAGGGCCGAACATGGTGCCGACACACGCCGGGAAATAGACGGCATCAACGTCTCCTGCCGGTGCGGGACGCTTCCGCACCGACCCGCCGCCGGGCAGCTCGGCGGAATACAGCGGCACGGTATCCGCTCCCAGCACTGCCCGTGCTGCCTTGTTGGGCGGTGCGATGGCGGCGGCAGGGAGCTTGTGGACCACCGTCAGCGCCAGGGACGCGCCACGGGTGACGCCTTCCCAGTGCCTGGCGGCGGCGTTCCAGGCGCCGTTGGCGAGCGGTCCGGCGCCGGCCGTCCGCAGGCTCTTGACGAGCGACCCGGTGTTGATGTCCACCGGGCAGGCGGTCTGGCACATGCCGTCGACGGCACAGGTGTCCACGGACTCGTACCCGTAGTCCTTCTCCAGCTCCTTGACCAGCGCTGTATCTCCGGCCAGCCGGGCGGATTCGATGGCGCGCAGCGTGACGATGCGCTGCCGCGGAGTGAGGGTGATGTCTTTGCTCGGGCACACGGGCTCGCAGTAACCGCAGGAGACGCAGCGGTCCACTTCCGCCGCGACGGGCGGGACCGTCTTAATGTGCCGCAGGTGGGCCAGCGGGTCTTCATCCATCAGCACGCCCGGGTTGAGCATCGCTGCGGGGTCGAAGAGCTGCTTGATGGTGCGCATGACGTCGTAGAGCTCATCGCCGTATTGCCGTCGAACGTAGGGGGCCATAACACGCCCGGTGCCGTGCTCTGCCTTCAGCGACCCGCCCTCCGCCAGGACCAGGTCCACCATGTCCTCGGTGAAGGCGCTGTAGCGGTCCAGTTCGGCCGTGGTGGCGAAGCCGTCAGTGAGCATGAAGTGGACGTTGCCGTCTTTGGCGTGGCCGAAGATCACGCTGTTGCTGTAGCTGTATTTGTCGAAGAGCCGGATCAGTTCCCGGCAGGTGCGTCCCAGCACCGGGACGGGGACCACGATGTCTTCCAGCAGCGCAGTGGTGCCCCGGGGGCGCGCTCCGGCGACCGAGGCGTAAAGGCCCTTGCGCAGCTGCCACAGCTGGCCGCGTTCGCGTGAGTCGCCGGTGAACCGGGCCGGGGCGGACAGCCCGAGGCCAGGGAGGACGCCCTCGCCACGGTGCCGGAGTTCTGCCAGTTGGGCCGCGCTGCCGGCAGAGTACTCCACGAGCAGCGCAGCGTGGTCGGACACTGCCAGGTCCCGCACAACGGAAGGTGTGCCCTTGAGCGTCTGGCCCACCTTGAGGGACAGTGCATCCATCAGCTCCACCGTGGCTGCGCCCGTCTCGACGAGCGCGGGCAGCGCTGAGTTCGCGGCCTCGAGATCCGGGAACACCAGCAGGGCCGCCGCGGCGTGCGGGAGCCGCGGGATGGTGCGGAACACCGCCTCCGCCACGAACCCGAGGGTGCCTTCGCTGCCGACGATCAGGTGGGCCATGATGTCCACCGGGCGCTGGAAGTCCAGCAGGGAGTTCAGCCCGTAGCCCATGGTGTTCTTCATGGAGAACTGCTGCCGGATCCGGCGTACGGAGTCGGCGTTGTTCCGGACACGGTCCGCCAGCCGGGCCAGCCCTGCGTAGAGGTCCGGCTCGAGGGCGCGGAGTTTCCGGTCGGCGTCGGGCGCCCCGGTATCGATCACCGTGCCGGAGGGCAGCACCACGGTCAGGGATTCCAGGGTGCGGTAGGTGTTGTCGACAGTGCCGCAGTTCATGCCGGAGGAGTTGTTGGCAACGACGCCGCCGATTGTGCACGCCGCCTCGCTGGCCGGATCGGGGCCGAATTTCCGGCCGTAGCGGGCAAGTCTGGCGTTGAGCGCCCGCACGGTGACGCCGGGCTCGACGCGCACCCGCGCGCCGTCGTCGAGCACGTCAATATTCCGAAAGTTCCGGCGGACATCCACCAGCACGCCGTCGGTGACGGCCTGACCGCTGAGGCTTGTTCCGCCGGAACGGAAGGTCAGCGGCACGCCCTGGGCGGCGCTGGCGCGCAGTAACCCGCCGACCTCGGCAGCGTTCCCGGCCGTGACGACTGCCTG is drawn from Micrococcaceae bacterium Sec5.8 and contains these coding sequences:
- a CDS encoding phosphatase PAP2 family protein, which translates into the protein MRSLLRKVRGRLGAFDRKIVRGVSGLPGGDHDTFFRRLSAAANQGKLWFGVAAVMGLFPGRTRRAALHGVLAQAVASGVTNLVFKTLLPRTRPLPEHLPSYRFVHPQPTSSSMPSGHSASAVAFALGVGLLRPILGAALAPVAAGVAYSRVHTGAHWPSDVFFGSAIGAGSALITRSWWPVRPPFPPTRRTAVKAAELPEGAGLGIAVNTLGGSYSQETAAALQQIFPKAHIREVAQGEDLIAEIARVALRPEVAALGVWGGDGTVGTAAAVAVGHSLPLLVLPGGTLNHFARDAGTPTLAAAVAAATGGEAARADLGSVAVERGLPDRPELVRLTMLNTASIGLYPNLVRRREMLQPALGKPLAGVIAMFRTFAAERPTTLIVDGVRHKLWILYVGRGRYFPRDHAPLIRPVLDDGVLDLRMITADESFARLRLLWSVLTGTVATSRITHLSESSTIRVEPGDTTMVLAVDGEVMPGVRSVEFSVLPGALTYYSPAVRDPSRHPPGLP
- a CDS encoding MFS transporter, whose translation is MTKTATHPQLKAATAATFLIFGINGLVFASWAARIPAVTEILGISSGQMGTLLLCVAAGSLIALPTAGRVVGRIGTASAVRAAGLLVALAGGGVALALLGGSVPGTAAALFFFGMGIGLWDVSQNIEGADVEHQLGRTIMPQFHAAFSGGAFLGALIGAGLAGLGVGLPAHLLVIAVVVAALTLVAPRYFLPHLPEPGPGAGETRKATAASAWRDGRTLLIGVVVLGATLTEGAGNDWIAKAAVDGLDASESAGALLFAVFVLAMTAVRFFGGRAIDAYGRVPVLRASMAAAAAGLGLFVLAGDFWLATAGAVLWGAGAALAFPMGMSAAADDPAHAAARVSVVSTIGYLAFLAGPPLLGYLGDLMGIRLALLAIVLPIVGALLLAGAARPLRTG
- a CDS encoding FAD-binding and (Fe-S)-binding domain-containing protein, with translation MAPLDLAGLRSAVQDPAQVKTRAIDLHANAHDASHFLLIPQAVVTAGNAAEVGGLLRASAAQGVPLTFRSGGTSLSGQAVTDGVLVDVRRNFRNIDVLDDGARVRVEPGVTVRALNARLARYGRKFGPDPASEAACTIGGVVANNSSGMNCGTVDNTYRTLESLTVVLPSGTVIDTGAPDADRKLRALEPDLYAGLARLADRVRNNADSVRRIRQQFSMKNTMGYGLNSLLDFQRPVDIMAHLIVGSEGTLGFVAEAVFRTIPRLPHAAAALLVFPDLEAANSALPALVETGAATVELMDALSLKVGQTLKGTPSVVRDLAVSDHAALLVEYSAGSAAQLAELRHRGEGVLPGLGLSAPARFTGDSRERGQLWQLRKGLYASVAGARPRGTTALLEDIVVPVPVLGRTCRELIRLFDKYSYSNSVIFGHAKDGNVHFMLTDGFATTAELDRYSAFTEDMVDLVLAEGGSLKAEHGTGRVMAPYVRRQYGDELYDVMRTIKQLFDPAAMLNPGVLMDEDPLAHLRHIKTVPPVAAEVDRCVSCGYCEPVCPSKDITLTPRQRIVTLRAIESARLAGDTALVKELEKDYGYESVDTCAVDGMCQTACPVDINTGSLVKSLRTAGAGPLANGAWNAAARHWEGVTRGASLALTVVHKLPAAAIAPPNKAARAVLGADTVPLYSAELPGGGSVRKRPAPAGDVDAVYFPACVGTMFGPAGAEPNAEERGVQYSFEQLCARAGLTLLVPAGIDGLCCGTPWSSKGMAAGQTTMREKTLAALREATRDGELPIVCDASSCTEGLRQAVESELPAAGQRALRMVDAVDFAAEHILPRLSDHRKLESLALHPTCSSTRMGLNEALGAVAGAVAERVEIPENWGCCAFAGDRGMLHPELTASATAKQAAEVADMGAAAHVSCNRTCELGMTRATGAQYRHVLEVLEELTR